Genomic DNA from Sphingobium sp. WTD-1:
TCAACGGACGCGACGATATGGGCGAGGATCTGGTCATCAACGGCGACTATCTCGCCAACGGCGTCCGCGAACGGGCGAGCGAACTGGCGACGCTGGAACTCGGCCCCGTCACCGAGATCGAGCAGCGCCGCAAGCTGACCGCCGAGATCGACCAGGACCGCTTCACCCGCATCGACCGGGCGATGGTGAACGAGGCCGCCGAGGATGGACGGCTCGACCTGCGCCATGCGCCGGAGAACATGCGAGGCCAGGAGGATCGGACGCTCCGGCTGCGCCGTCTTGGCAAGCTGGAGAAGATGGGCCTCGCAACCGAACAGTCACCGGGCGTCTGGGAACTTGGTGATCGCCTGGAGTCGACCCTGCGCGACCTGGGCGAGCGCGGCGACATCGTGCGTACCATGCAGAAGGCGATGCGAGCCGAGGGCCATGACCGCGATCCGATAAGTTTCCAGATTTACGACACTGCGCCCGCAACGCCGGTCGTTGGCCGCGTCATCGACAAACACCTCTCCGACGAGCTGGGTGAGAACTTGACGCTTGTGATCGACGGCACCGACGGCCGCACACATCACATCTCCGGCGTCGATCAGGCGAAGGTCGCGGATGTCCGCATCGGCAGCGTTATCGAGATCGGCGCGACCGACGCCGGATCGCGCCCGTCCGACCGCACGATCGCCAGCATGGTCGAAGATGGCATCTACCGGCCCAGCCGCCATCTGGAGCAGGCCCGGTTCAATGGTCGCGTGCCCGGCAGCGACTATGATGGCTTCGTCGATGCCCATGTTCGCCGCCTGGAGGCGCTGCGCCGCGCCGGCATCGCCGAGCGAATCGACGCCGACCAGTGGCGCATCCCGCAGGACTTCGAGGCGCGCGCCGCTGCCCATGATGCGGGCCGAGGTCGCCAGCTCAATATCCGTGTTCTCTCGACCTTCGATCTGGAGAAACAGATCATGGCGGACGGGGCGACCTGGCTCGACCGGAAGCTGGTCGGGCGCGGTCCTTCCGATATTGCGCAAGCGGGGTTCGGGCAGGACGTGAGCGAGGCTATGGGCCGCCGCCGCGAGCGCTTGGTCGAACAGGGTGACGCCACTCGCCAGCAGAACGGTCGCGTTCTCTATCGTCGCGATCTGCTCACCACGCTGGAGGCGCGCGAGGTGGCGCGCGCCGGGGCGGAGTTGACGGCGACAAAGCCGATACCGTTCCGTGCGGCCGGCGACGGCGAGACGGTCAGCGGCACCTTCACCGGGACGGTCCAGCTCGCCAGCGGCAAGTTCGCCATCGTCGAGAAGAGCCACGAGTTCACGCTGGTCCCGTGGCGGCCGGTCATCGACCGCCAGCTCGGCCGCGAGGTGATGGGTGTCGTGCAGGGCCGATCGGTGTCGTGGCAGCTCGGGCGGAAGATGCAATTGGGACTGTAGTCCTGTTCGGGCGACGTGCTGGCAACGCAGCGCACGCAGCGTCGTCGATTAACTAAACCAAACTAAATCATGTGATTGATTTAATATCTTACCGGCGCTAAAGCTGGCCGTGGGATAGGGGTCAGCAAGCGCCGCGAGCAAGCGGATGGGCGGCTTCCGGCTCCCAGGATGAAGGATGGAGCACGGGCCTCATGTCGGGACGAAGGATCGAGCGCGGCGATCAAACTCGCGAGAAACTGCTTATCGCAGCCATCGACGTTTTCGGGCGTGTCGGTTTTGATGCCGCGACGACACGGATGCTTTCCGAGGGGGTCGGAGCAAACCAACAAGCAATTGCCTACTACTTCGGCAGCAAGGAAGGTCTATACCTTGCTACGGCCGCCTCCATCGCGGACGGCATAAACGATCACATCGCCCCGCTGCGAAGCCTCGTCTTCGCCCGTGTCGAAGCGGCCCGCTCGGGGACAGCGCCACTCAGCACGGACGAGGCGCGTCGCCTGCTGTGCAAGATCATTCAGCGGATGGCGGCGCTATTCGCCAGCAGCCGCTCCGAGCCTTGGGCGCTCTTCATTATTCGCGAGCAGTCGCAGCCCACTGCGGCCTTCCGTCAGCTCTACGACGGCGTAATGGGGCCGCTTCTTCAAATATGTCACCATCTGGTCGGAATTCTGCTCGACGAAGATCCCGCCTCCCAACACGTACGTCTCAGAACCGTCTCTCTGGTCGGAAGCGTCCTCGTGTTTAGGATGGCGAATGCCGCAGTCCTCTCGACGCTCGATTGGGAAGCGATAGACGACAAGGGCCTAGCGGCGATTGAGGCTCTGGCGGTCGAACTTGTCGCGTCCATTGCGCCTGTTTCTCCGATTGTGGGGACGCGATAGTGTCCCGGCGCATCATCATCCTGGTGGTCATCATCGCCTGCGCTGCTGGCGCGGCAATCTACACCCGTGGGTTCGGCCTTTGGGACAAGCCCGACGAGGGGCTGGTTCTCTATGGCAATGTCGATATTCGTCAGGTGAATCTCGGATTCCGCGTCGGAGGACGCATTGCCGAGATGCCGGTTGATGAAGGAGCTTCGGTCGACGCGATGGCAACGCTGGCACAGCTCGACCGCCAGCCTTTCATCGACGCGCTGACGGGGGCGGAAGCGCAAGTCGCTGCCGCTCAGGCTGAACTCGACAAGCGGCGCAGCGGAAATCGACCTCAGGAGATCGCCCAGGCGGAGGCTGCGGTCGCCGTCCGAAGGGCTGACATGGTGCGGACTCGCGAAGCCTACGAGCGCCGCCGAGCGCTGGTCGCTACGGGCGCTGTGTCCCAATCCGTTTTCGAGGCCGCCGAGGCTGAATACCGCGCCGCCGAGGCTCAGCTTCGGGCGGCGGAGGAAGCATTATCGCTGCTTCGCGCTGGCTCACGCATCGAAGACATAGCGGCTGCGGAGGCGCAGCTCGCGGCAGCAATAGCGGAACGCGACAGGGCCAGAACCAGCTTGGCCGATACGACGCTTCAGTCGCCGGACGCGGGCACAATCCTTACGCGAGCTGCCGAACCCGGAGCCATCGTCCAATCCGGCGCAACCATCTTCACGCTCACCATCAACCGGCCGATCCGGGTGCGCGCCTACGTCGCCGAACCTGACCTCGGCCGGATCGCTCCCGGCATGACCGTGCTCGTGACCACCGACGGTAATCCCAAAGCCTATCGTGGTGTCATCGGCTTCATCTCACCAACCGCTGAATTCACGCCAAGGACCGTCCAGACCGAGCAACTGCGGGCCGATCTTGTCTATCGGCTGCGGATCAACGTCACCGATCCCGATGACCGTCTCCGTCAAGGTCAACCCGCAACCGTGAGGCTCGAACAGAGCTCGGAACCAGCGGCAGGGTCAGTGAAATGACGGAGGTAGTCGCTCGCGCTGTTCGTGTCACCAAGCGCTTCGAGGCCAATGCGGCTCCAGCGCTCGATGCCGTGAACATCGAGGTGATGGCCGGCCTGATGACAGGCTTGGTCGGTCCTGACGGCGCGGGTAAAACGACTCTGATCCGTCTGCTCGCCGGATTACTCGACCCGGATGAAGGGGAAGTCACCCTTCTTGGCGAGCCCGCTGTCGCGGCCGACAGGTCAGCACTAGGCTATATGCCGCAACGCTTCGGACTCTACGAAGACCTATCCGTCATCGAGAATCTGTCGCTCTACGCCGATCTTCGCGGCTTACCCCCAGGGGAGCGCGCAGAGCGGTTTTCTCAACTTCTGTCTTTCACCGATCTGGAGCGATTTCGGCCTCGATTGGCTGGCCAACTCTCGGGCGGCATGAAGCAGAAGCTGGGCCTCGCCTGCGCGCTGGTGCGGCCCCCTCGGGTGCTGCTGCTTGACGAGCCCGGCGTTGGCGTCGACCCCGTGGCCAGGCGCGAACTATGGGCCATGGTTCGCCAGCTCACGACTGAAGGCATGGGTGTCGTCTGGTCCACCGCCTATCTCGACGAAGCCGAGAAATGCGATACGGTATTTCTGCTGAACGAAGGCAAGTTGCTGTTCAGTGGACCGCCGAAGCAACTGACATCCCGCGTCGCTGGACGGACGTATCGCCTATTTGGTCCGACCGAAAGCCGGCGGTCTCTGCTCGCCAGCCTTGTTCTTCGAGATGAAGTAAGGGACGCCACCATCCAGGGCGCGTCCATTCGTGTGCTCATGGATGAAGGCGTTGCTGCACCGTCCCTCGAACTGCTCGGACTGTCGCGCGGCGACCGGATCGAAGCCGTGCAGCCGCGGTTTGAGGATGCGTTCATTGACATCCTCGGCGGTGGGCCGAGAGGAGCCAGCCAACTCGCGGCAGGATATCGGCCCATCGAAAAGTCTGACGCACCGGCGATCGAGGCGCGAGGACTTACCAAGAAGTTTGGAACGTTTACGGCGGCGGGCGACATCACCTTCTCCGTGCCGGAGGGGCAGATATTCGGCCTCCTTGGGCCGAACGGTGCCGGCAAGTCCACGACCTTCAAGATGCTTTGCGGCCTTCTCACGCCGACAGCGGGCGACGGTCGCGTTGCGGGCCATGATCTGCGCAGCGCTAGAGCGGAAGCACGTCAGTCGCTAGGCTACATGGCGCAGAAATTCTCATTGTATGGCGATCTCAGCGTCAAACAGAATCTGGACTTCTTCGCAGGAGCCTATGGCCTGGATCGACGCGCACGGTCGGAGGCGGTGGCGCGCGTCGTCGATATTTTTCAGCTTGAACGGCATCTGCCGGTGAACAGCGGGACGTTGCCGCTGGGCTTCAAGCAGCGGCTCTCCCTTGCCTGCGCCGTGCTTCATCAACCGCCGGTGCTTTTCCTGGATGAGCCGACATCAGGCGTGGACCCCATCACCCGCCGCGAGTTCTGGCTACACATCAACGGGCTCGTGCAACGCGGCGTGACGGTGCTCGTCACTACCCACTTCATGGAAGAGGCGGAGTATTGCGACCGAATAGCGTTGATCTATCGCGCACAGGAGATCGCCGAAGGCACGCCCGAAGACCTCAAGACCCGCGCGGCTGAAATCGGCGGTGGCACGGACCTGACGATGGAGGATGCCTTCATCGCACTGATCGAGGACTCGGATCGGAAGCGGAAGGCCGCATGACCGATCGCTTCGACGCTCGACGCTTCGCCGCGCTGCTTCGCAAGGAGTCGCTACAGATTCTTCGCGACCCCTCTACCATGCTGATCGCCTTTGTGCTGCCGCTGCTCCTGCTCTTCCTGTTTGGTTACGGCGTGTCTCTCGATACGGCTAGGACGCGAATTGGCCTGGCTGTTCAGGACTCCAGTGAAGCAGCGGCCAGCCTGGCGGGTGCCTACCGATCATCCCGGTGGTTCGAGGTTGAAGCTCGGCGCGACGTGACTTCGCTAAAGGATGAGCTGATCGCGGGACGCACCCGGGGTATCGTGGTCATTCCGAGTGATTTCGGCCAAAGGATCGCAGCCGGGAGCGACGCGCCGGTCCAAGTCATCACCGATGGCTCGTTGCCGAACACGGCCGCCTTCGTTGCCGCCTATGCCGAAGGTGTGCGAGCCACCTGGGCAGAAGGCCGCGCATTGGAGCGTGGCGTGCGATTGCCTCCCTCGATCGTTCCTTTGCCCCGGTTCTGGTTCAATCCCGGTCTCGAAAGTCGTTTCGCCCTCATTCCGGGCTCGATCAGCATTGTGATGACAATGATCGGGACGCTTCTGACCGCGCTCGTCGTCGCGCGGGAATGGGAGCGCGGCACCCTCGAAGCATTGATGGCGACGCCCATCAGCATGGGCGAATTCCTGGCGACGAAGATCATCCCCTATTTCGTGCTCGGGCTGGGCTCCATGACGCTCTGCGTCGTCGTGGCCGTCTTCCTGTTCGGCGTGCCGTTCAGGGGGTCGATTATCGGCCTGTATGCGCTCGGTGCGGCCTTCCTCATGCCAGCGTTGGGCCAAGGATTGCTCATTTCGGCGGCGACGAAGAATCAGTTTGTAGCCAGCCAGGTTGCGCTGCTGACGG
This window encodes:
- the hlyD gene encoding secretion protein HlyD gives rise to the protein MSRRIIILVVIIACAAGAAIYTRGFGLWDKPDEGLVLYGNVDIRQVNLGFRVGGRIAEMPVDEGASVDAMATLAQLDRQPFIDALTGAEAQVAAAQAELDKRRSGNRPQEIAQAEAAVAVRRADMVRTREAYERRRALVATGAVSQSVFEAAEAEYRAAEAQLRAAEEALSLLRAGSRIEDIAAAEAQLAAAIAERDRARTSLADTTLQSPDAGTILTRAAEPGAIVQSGATIFTLTINRPIRVRAYVAEPDLGRIAPGMTVLVTTDGNPKAYRGVIGFISPTAEFTPRTVQTEQLRADLVYRLRINVTDPDDRLRQGQPATVRLEQSSEPAAGSVK
- a CDS encoding CerR family C-terminal domain-containing protein; its protein translation is MSGRRIERGDQTREKLLIAAIDVFGRVGFDAATTRMLSEGVGANQQAIAYYFGSKEGLYLATAASIADGINDHIAPLRSLVFARVEAARSGTAPLSTDEARRLLCKIIQRMAALFASSRSEPWALFIIREQSQPTAAFRQLYDGVMGPLLQICHHLVGILLDEDPASQHVRLRTVSLVGSVLVFRMANAAVLSTLDWEAIDDKGLAAIEALAVELVASIAPVSPIVGTR
- a CDS encoding ABC transporter permease; amino-acid sequence: MTDRFDARRFAALLRKESLQILRDPSTMLIAFVLPLLLLFLFGYGVSLDTARTRIGLAVQDSSEAAASLAGAYRSSRWFEVEARRDVTSLKDELIAGRTRGIVVIPSDFGQRIAAGSDAPVQVITDGSLPNTAAFVAAYAEGVRATWAEGRALERGVRLPPSIVPLPRFWFNPGLESRFALIPGSISIVMTMIGTLLTALVVAREWERGTLEALMATPISMGEFLATKIIPYFVLGLGSMTLCVVVAVFLFGVPFRGSIIGLYALGAAFLMPALGQGLLISAATKNQFVASQVALLTAFMPGLLLSGFLFEIGSMPKILQGITYAVPARYFIPPLTSVFVVGDLWPMFIRSILAMLGFGLLFFGLAFRVTRRRIA
- a CDS encoding DUF3363 domain-containing protein — protein: MSADDDNRFRPKPGRIRSDASKAGQAKSFLTKVRKIARQHGADSGRTSRSGSVGGGGKPGRNGAVASGRGVKRGRGAAFVRSRNLSNAWSHRQAGSRRVIVKSRSVRAAGKSGKAAAHLRYIQRDGTSRDGERGRLYSATEGRADGDAFLDRGKDDRHQFRFIVSPEDAADIEDLTGHTRDLMARVEADLGTKLDWVAVNHFNTGHPHVHVIVNGRDDMGEDLVINGDYLANGVRERASELATLELGPVTEIEQRRKLTAEIDQDRFTRIDRAMVNEAAEDGRLDLRHAPENMRGQEDRTLRLRRLGKLEKMGLATEQSPGVWELGDRLESTLRDLGERGDIVRTMQKAMRAEGHDRDPISFQIYDTAPATPVVGRVIDKHLSDELGENLTLVIDGTDGRTHHISGVDQAKVADVRIGSVIEIGATDAGSRPSDRTIASMVEDGIYRPSRHLEQARFNGRVPGSDYDGFVDAHVRRLEALRRAGIAERIDADQWRIPQDFEARAAAHDAGRGRQLNIRVLSTFDLEKQIMADGATWLDRKLVGRGPSDIAQAGFGQDVSEAMGRRRERLVEQGDATRQQNGRVLYRRDLLTTLEAREVARAGAELTATKPIPFRAAGDGETVSGTFTGTVQLASGKFAIVEKSHEFTLVPWRPVIDRQLGREVMGVVQGRSVSWQLGRKMQLGL
- a CDS encoding ATP-binding cassette domain-containing protein, which translates into the protein MTEVVARAVRVTKRFEANAAPALDAVNIEVMAGLMTGLVGPDGAGKTTLIRLLAGLLDPDEGEVTLLGEPAVAADRSALGYMPQRFGLYEDLSVIENLSLYADLRGLPPGERAERFSQLLSFTDLERFRPRLAGQLSGGMKQKLGLACALVRPPRVLLLDEPGVGVDPVARRELWAMVRQLTTEGMGVVWSTAYLDEAEKCDTVFLLNEGKLLFSGPPKQLTSRVAGRTYRLFGPTESRRSLLASLVLRDEVRDATIQGASIRVLMDEGVAAPSLELLGLSRGDRIEAVQPRFEDAFIDILGGGPRGASQLAAGYRPIEKSDAPAIEARGLTKKFGTFTAAGDITFSVPEGQIFGLLGPNGAGKSTTFKMLCGLLTPTAGDGRVAGHDLRSARAEARQSLGYMAQKFSLYGDLSVKQNLDFFAGAYGLDRRARSEAVARVVDIFQLERHLPVNSGTLPLGFKQRLSLACAVLHQPPVLFLDEPTSGVDPITRREFWLHINGLVQRGVTVLVTTHFMEEAEYCDRIALIYRAQEIAEGTPEDLKTRAAEIGGGTDLTMEDAFIALIEDSDRKRKAA